TGTGTTTAAATTTCAAACACCAACTGAAAAAGAATTTTCACTTATAATCCCTAAAAAAGCTATCAATGAAATACAAAAATTATTTTTTGACAAGATAGAAATTTACTATGATGAAAATATCTTAATCGCTCAAAGCCAAAATTTTGAGTTTTTCACAAAACTTATAAATGGTAAATTTCCAGACTATGAGCGTGTCATACCAAAAGAGGTCAGAAAAAGACTTCAGCTAAGTAGAGATAAGATGATAGAAGGTATAAAAACTATATCAATGCTAAGTGATACAATGAAAATATCCTTTGCAAAAGACAATATAACATTTGAAAGTGTTATAGAAGATAACTCTGAAGCAAAAACTATGATTGATTATCAAACTGGATTAGAAGATGAATTCTTTATAGGCATAAAAAATAGATACTTGCTTGATTTCTTAACTAGTATCGAAGATGAAAATTTTGAGCTTGGATTTAATGAAAGCTCACTAGCATTTGTTGTAAGTTCAAAGGAACTAACAACAGTGATAATGCCAATAAATTTATAAGATAAGGTCTAGATTATGGAAAATAATTACGGCGCAGAAAATATTAAAGTACTAAAAGGGCTTGAGGCAGTTAGGAAGCGCCCAGGCATGTATATAGGCGATACTAACATAAGCGGTCTTCACCACATGATCTATGAAGTAGTTGATAACTCTATCGACGAAGCGATGGCAGGATACTGCGATACGATAGATGTTGAGCTTACACGTGAGGGCTCAGCGATCATTAGCGATAATGGCCGTGGTATCCCAGTAGATATGCACCCAACTGAGAAAATTTCAGCTGCGACTGTTGTTTTAACTGTTCTTCACGCTGGTGGTAAATTTGACAAGGATACTTATAAAGTCTCAGGCGGTCTTCACGGCGTTGGTGTATCTGTCGTAAATGCACTTTCTAAAAAGCTAGTCGTAAATATCAAGCGTGATGGCAAACTTCACAGACAAGAATTTGCAAAAGGTATTCCACAAAGTGATCTTGAAGTTATAAAAACTACAAACCGCACAGGCACACAAGTCGAATTTTGGCCAGATGATAGCATATTTGAAGTGACTGAATTTGATGACGAAATTTTAGTAAAGAGATTTCGCGAGCTAGCATATCTAAACCCAAAGATAACTATAAATTTCAAAGACCAAAGAAATGGCAGAAGCGAGAGTTTTCACTATGAAGGCGGACTTGAGAGCTTTGTAACTGATATGAACAAGGCAAATGCTGTTAGTAAAGCAGTATCATTTAGTGGCGGCGAAGATGACGTGCTTGTTGATTTTGCACTACTTTACAACGACACTTATAGTGAAAATTTACTAAGCTTTGTAAATAACATCAAAACTCCAGATGGCGGTACTCACGAGGCTGGCTTTAGAGCGGGTCTTACAAGAGTTATCACAAACTACGTTCAAGCAAACGCTGCTGCACGTGAAAAAGATACAAAAATAACTGGCGAAGATATCCGTGAGGGACTTATCGCAGTTGTTAGTGTAAAAGTGCCAGAGCCGCAGTTTGAGGGACAAACAAAGGGCAAACTAGGCTCAAGCTATGTAAAACCTATCGTTCAAAAGATGGTTTTTGACGTGCTTACAAAGTATTTTGAAGAAAATCCTATCGAAGCAAGAGCGATAATGGATAAAGCTCTAATGGCAGCTCGTGGTAGAGAAGCCGCTAAAAAAGCTAGGGATCTAACTCGTAAAAAAGAGAGCATGAGCGTAGGCACGCTCCCTGGCAAACTAGCTGATTGTCAGAGCAAAGATCCAGTAATTAGCGAGCTATATCTAGTGGAGGGCGACTCTGCGGGCGGTTCAGCAAAGCAGGGGCGTGATAGGGTTTTTCAAGCGATATTGCCGCTTAAAGGTAAAATTCTAAACGTTGAAAAGGCAAGACTGGATAAAATTTTAAAATCTGATGAGATAAAAAATATGATAACAGCGCTAGGATGTGGTATCGGAGATGAATTTGACGCTGAAAAGCTTAGATATCATAAGATCATCATCATGACCGATGCTGACGTCGATGGTAGCCACATTCAGACGCTACTTTTAACTTTCTTCTTTAGATTTTTAAATAAAGTTGTAGAAAATGGTCATATTTACCTAGCTCAGCCGCCACTTTATCGCTATAAAAAAGGTAAGAAAGAAATTTATCTAAAAGATGAAAAGGCGTTAAACGAATTTCTTATCGAAACTGGCATCGAGGGCGTTGATATAGAGGGTATAGGCAGTACTGATTTGATTGATTTTTTAAAGATCGTTGCAGCTTATAGAAGCGTCTTAAAAGAGCTTGAAAAACGCTTTAACGTCCTTTCAGCGATCCGCTATATGATAGAAAATCCAGACATCGTTTCAAAAAGCTACAATGAAATTTTTGAAATTTTAAAGAATTTCTTAAAAGCTGAGGGTCACAACATCCTAAATCACTACGTTAGCGATGATGAGATTAGAATTTATGTCCAAACTGAAAGCGGCTTAGAAGAGCTTGTGGTAAATGAAAATTTATTTACAAACCCACTCTATGAAGAGGCGCTTTATATTAGCCAAAAGATAAAAGAGCGTGGTCTAGACTTGCATAGTGACGTTATAGACGTTCTTGATGAAGTAGAAAAAAATGCGAAAAAAGGCGCATATATCCAGCGCTACAAAGGTCTTGGTGAGATGAACCCTGAGCAGCTTTGGGAGACTACGATGAACCCTGAGAACAGAAGACTTTTAAAAATCGATATAAACGACGCTATAAGCGCTTCTGACACGTTTAATCTCTTCATGGGCGATGAGGTCGAGCCAAGAAGAAACTACATCCAAGACCACGCAAAAGATGTTAAACACTTGGATATTTAAAAGAAAAAAGGATAGAAAATGAGCGAAGAGATGAAATACGGCGAGAAAATTTTAAAAGAATTTGACGTAGAGAGTGACCTTGAGGTCTGGGAAAATAAGCAAACAAGGGACTATGTCATAAAGATCACTCTGCCTGAGTTTTGCTGCCTTTGCCCTCGCTCTGGTTATCCTGACTTTGCGACGATATATCTTGAATACATCCCAAACAAGCTAGTTGTCGAGCTAAAAGCGATAAAGCTTTATATAAATAGCTTTATGAACCGCAACATCAGCCACGAAGATAGTATAAATGAAATTTACTCCGTTTTAGAGAAAAAGCTTGAGCCTAAATTTATGAAGATAGTTGGTGACTTTAACCCACGTGGAAATGTTCATACAGTTATCGAGATCAGCTCTGATCTAGTCGTAAAAAAGCCAGCTGAGGATAAAGAATTTACTCCAAGAAGTAGGGAGAGAAGTTTTAGCGATAAGCCACGCGAGAGACGAAGTACAAGCGATCGCGGTAGTAGTAGAAGCAGCAGAGATGATAAATTTAAAAAATATGACAAGCCAAGAAGAAGCTCAAACAAAGAGGGCTTTAGAAAGATAAGTTATGCCGATGATAAGAAGCCAAAAGTAGTCAAAAAGGATAAATAATGATAAGTGCTAAGCTTATAGAACATATCTTTAAAGCAGCATCTATATCACGTTGGAATGACTATCCAAAGATGGCGAATTTAGTCGAGCTTGACAAACAGGCTCATAAATTTATCATCGCTTATTTTATAGCAAAACAAGAACAAGACGCCGATATGAACTATATCATTGAGGCTGGAATTTTTGAGTTTTTAAGTAGGGTCGTGGTCACTGACATACGACCAGATGTCTTTCATCACATCCAAAAGACAAAAAAAGAGCAGATAAATAGCTGGGTTTTAAGCAACCTAGAGGAGCTGATCTCAGAGATCGAAGATGGCAAATTTTTAGAGAGATTTAAAAACCACTTTAAAAATGATAAAAAGCATGAAAAAGAGCGTCTCATTCTAAAAGCAGCTAGCTATCTTTCCACTAGGTGGGAATTTTCTATCGTCTATCAAACGAGCCAGTTTTTAAGCGATATAGAAGAGCTTAAAGCTAAGGTTGAGGAGGAGATGGAGGATTATTATGAGCTAATTGGCGTTAGAAAGATCGCTATGAATCAAAAATTAGCCCGCCTTGTTGATCTAAGTGGTAGGCTAAGGTTTCAAAAACGCTGGGCGCAAACGCCTCGTATCCCTGAAACTGCGGTCTTAGGGCATATGCTAGTAGTTGCGATACTTAGCTATTTTTACTCACTAAAAGCAAAAGCTTGCAAAAAACGCCTAGAAAATAACTTCTTTTGTGCGCTATTTCACGACCTACCAGAGAGTCTCACAAGGGACATCATAAGCCCTGTAAAGTACGGTGTAAAGGGGCTAAATGAGATCATTAGTGAGTATGAGATGAGGCTTATTGATGAGAGGATTTTGCCATTTGTACCTGAAAAGATCAAAGATGAGTTTAGCTACATCCTTGGTATCAGAAAAGATGGCGAGAAATTTATAAAAGATGAGTTTGAAAATAGAACTTATGAGCGTAAAATCATCTGCCATGAAGGGACGATGGAAAACGTAAATGAGGATAAATTTAACCCAATCGATGGCAAAGCATTAAAATACTGCGACAAACTCTCAGCCTACATCGAAGCTGGAATTTCTATAAGCTACGGTGTCAAGTCAAAAGAGCTAACTGATGGCTTTAATAATATGTATAAATTTTTTAGCGAAAAACCTAAGATCGACGGAGTGGATTTTTTAGAAATTTGTGATGATTTTAATGAACATTTTGGTTTAGAAAGACCCCCTCTCAGATAACTGCGGCACACACTTAATACAAGTGCTCTGCTGTGTTCCCACCCTGAAGCGGTGCTCATAAAAAGCATTGCACAGGTCTAAGAAGGAGCTTCGCAATCATACAGAAACTATACTTAAATTTTGTTTTATAGTTACATTTTTAAAAATTTAGCTTTAAAAGTATATAATCAGCCAAAATTTCATAAAAAGTAGAGTAATGTCTGGAAAGTTTAAACTTCGTTTTTTATCAGCTTTTAGAGATTTTTTTATCTATCATCACAAATCTTTAGAATTTCGTGCAAAAATTTTTGCCGCTATGATCTCTGCTAAATTTGACCCAGACGAAGATGATTTTTTTGTTTTAAATGACATTACAAATGAAATTTATGAAAATGACCAAACAAGAAAAGACTTTTTGA
This genomic interval from Campylobacter concisus contains the following:
- the gyrB gene encoding DNA topoisomerase (ATP-hydrolyzing) subunit B — its product is MENNYGAENIKVLKGLEAVRKRPGMYIGDTNISGLHHMIYEVVDNSIDEAMAGYCDTIDVELTREGSAIISDNGRGIPVDMHPTEKISAATVVLTVLHAGGKFDKDTYKVSGGLHGVGVSVVNALSKKLVVNIKRDGKLHRQEFAKGIPQSDLEVIKTTNRTGTQVEFWPDDSIFEVTEFDDEILVKRFRELAYLNPKITINFKDQRNGRSESFHYEGGLESFVTDMNKANAVSKAVSFSGGEDDVLVDFALLYNDTYSENLLSFVNNIKTPDGGTHEAGFRAGLTRVITNYVQANAAAREKDTKITGEDIREGLIAVVSVKVPEPQFEGQTKGKLGSSYVKPIVQKMVFDVLTKYFEENPIEARAIMDKALMAARGREAAKKARDLTRKKESMSVGTLPGKLADCQSKDPVISELYLVEGDSAGGSAKQGRDRVFQAILPLKGKILNVEKARLDKILKSDEIKNMITALGCGIGDEFDAEKLRYHKIIIMTDADVDGSHIQTLLLTFFFRFLNKVVENGHIYLAQPPLYRYKKGKKEIYLKDEKALNEFLIETGIEGVDIEGIGSTDLIDFLKIVAAYRSVLKELEKRFNVLSAIRYMIENPDIVSKSYNEIFEILKNFLKAEGHNILNHYVSDDEIRIYVQTESGLEELVVNENLFTNPLYEEALYISQKIKERGLDLHSDVIDVLDEVEKNAKKGAYIQRYKGLGEMNPEQLWETTMNPENRRLLKIDINDAISASDTFNLFMGDEVEPRRNYIQDHAKDVKHLDI
- the queF gene encoding preQ(1) synthase; protein product: MSEEMKYGEKILKEFDVESDLEVWENKQTRDYVIKITLPEFCCLCPRSGYPDFATIYLEYIPNKLVVELKAIKLYINSFMNRNISHEDSINEIYSVLEKKLEPKFMKIVGDFNPRGNVHTVIEISSDLVVKKPAEDKEFTPRSRERSFSDKPRERRSTSDRGSSRSSRDDKFKKYDKPRRSSNKEGFRKISYADDKKPKVVKKDK
- the dnaN gene encoding DNA polymerase III subunit beta, encoding MKVLINKNMLESIVTNTNPYLEKRDLSAITSHIYISAKDGVLNIKATDHEIGLAYKLSNVKIVDQGYATANGKKLLDIIKSLKDEEVMLETVNNYLYIKQKNSKYKLPMYKFEDFPEFPTIEGKSKFDVDAVMLGRSLKKILPSIDSNNPKFELNGAFLDIKKDFINIVGTDTRRLSVFKFQTPTEKEFSLIIPKKAINEIQKLFFDKIEIYYDENILIAQSQNFEFFTKLINGKFPDYERVIPKEVRKRLQLSRDKMIEGIKTISMLSDTMKISFAKDNITFESVIEDNSEAKTMIDYQTGLEDEFFIGIKNRYLLDFLTSIEDENFELGFNESSLAFVVSSKELTTVIMPINL
- a CDS encoding HD domain-containing protein, translating into MISAKLIEHIFKAASISRWNDYPKMANLVELDKQAHKFIIAYFIAKQEQDADMNYIIEAGIFEFLSRVVVTDIRPDVFHHIQKTKKEQINSWVLSNLEELISEIEDGKFLERFKNHFKNDKKHEKERLILKAASYLSTRWEFSIVYQTSQFLSDIEELKAKVEEEMEDYYELIGVRKIAMNQKLARLVDLSGRLRFQKRWAQTPRIPETAVLGHMLVVAILSYFYSLKAKACKKRLENNFFCALFHDLPESLTRDIISPVKYGVKGLNEIISEYEMRLIDERILPFVPEKIKDEFSYILGIRKDGEKFIKDEFENRTYERKIICHEGTMENVNEDKFNPIDGKALKYCDKLSAYIEAGISISYGVKSKELTDGFNNMYKFFSEKPKIDGVDFLEICDDFNEHFGLERPPLR